In Eubalaena glacialis isolate mEubGla1 chromosome 3, mEubGla1.1.hap2.+ XY, whole genome shotgun sequence, the following are encoded in one genomic region:
- the LOC133088516 gene encoding large ribosomal subunit protein uL24-like: MKFNPFVTSDRSKNRKRHFNVPSHIRRKIMSSPLSKELRQKYNVRSMPIRKDDEVQVVGGHYKGQQTGKVVQVYRKKYVIYTERVQREKANGTTVHVDIHPSKVVITRLKLDKDRKKILEHEAKSHQVGKKKGKYKEETIEKMQE; encoded by the coding sequence ATGAAGTTCAATCCCTTTGTGACTTCTGACCGAAGCAAGAACCGGAAAAGGCATTTCAATGTGCCTTCCCACATTCGCAGGAAGATTATGTCTTCCCCTCTTTCTAAAGAGCTGAGACAGAAGTACAATGTCCGATCCATGCCCATCCGAAAGGATGATGAAGTTCAAGTTGTAGGAGGGCACTACAAAGGGCAGCAAACTGGCAAAGTAGTCCAGGTTTACAGGAAGAAATATGTCATCTACACTGAACGAGTGCAGCGGGAGAAGGCTAATGGCACGACTGTCCATGTGGACATTCACCCCAGCAAGGTGGTTATCACCAGACTAAAACTGGACAAAGACCGCAAAAAGATCCTTGAACATGAAGCCAAATCTCACCaagtaggaaagaaaaagggCAAATATAAGGAAGAAACAATTGAGAAGATGCAGGAATGA